One Urocitellus parryii isolate mUroPar1 chromosome 14, mUroPar1.hap1, whole genome shotgun sequence DNA segment encodes these proteins:
- the Casp3 gene encoding caspase-3, whose product MVLRRAGARRAGAELRKVTMENSENSVDSKSIKNFEQKTIHGSKSMDSGISLDNRYKMDYPEMGLCLIINNKNFHKSTGMASRSGTDVDAANLREIFINLKYEVRNKNDLTREEIVELMHNVSKEDHSKRSSFVCVILSHGDEGIIFGTNGPVDLKKLTSFFRGDYCRSLTGKPKLFIIQACRGTELDCGIETDSGIDDDMACHKIPVEADFLYAYSTAPGYYSWRNSKDGSWFIQSLCALLKQYAHKLEFMHILTRVNRKVATEFESFSLDSTFHAKKQIPCIVSMLTKELYFYP is encoded by the exons TTAAGAAAAGTAACCATGGAGAACAGTGAAAACTCAGTGGAttcaaaatccattaaaaattttGAACA AAAGACCATACATGGAAGCAAATCAATGGACTCTGGAATATCCTTGGACAATCGTTACAAAATGGATTATCCTGAAATGGGTTTATGTTTAATCATTAATAATAAGAACTTTCATAAAAGCACTG GAATGGCCTCTCGGTCTGGTACAGATGTAGATGCAGCAAACCTCAGAGAAATATTCATAAACTTGAAATATGAAGTCAGGAATAAAAATGACCTTACACGTGAAGAAATTGTGGAGTTAATGCACAATG TTTCTAAAGAAGATCATAGCAAAAGGAGCAGCTTTGTTTGTGTAATTCTAAGCCATGGTGATGAAGGAATAATATTTGGAACAAATGGACCTGTTGACctgaaaaaattaacaagtttCTTCAGAGGAGATTATTGTAGAAGTCTAACTGGAAAACCCAAACTTTTCATTATTCAG GCCTGCCGGGGTACAGAACTAGACTGTGGCATTGAGACAGACAGTGGCATTGATGATGACATGGCATGCCACAAAATACCAGTAGAGGCCGACTTCTTATATGCATATTCTACAGCACCAG GTTACTATTCCTGGCGAAATTCCAAGGATGGATCCTGGTTCATCCAGTCACTGTGTGCTCTGCTGAAACAATACGCTCATAAGCTTGAGTTTATGCATATTCTCACTCGGGTAAACCGGAAGGTAGCAACAGAATTTGAGTCCTTTTCTCTTGACTCCACTTTTCATGCAAAGAAACAGATTCCATGTATTGTGTCCATGCTCACAAAAGAACTGTATTTTTATCCCTAA